A window from Salvia miltiorrhiza cultivar Shanhuang (shh) chromosome 2, IMPLAD_Smil_shh, whole genome shotgun sequence encodes these proteins:
- the LOC131009569 gene encoding polygalacturonase isoform X2, with the protein MPKQILMMMHSTNSTTPGTLTSSSALMIVDIILKLLSLAATSQTVFDITKYGATRGADISEALMKAWKDAIASATASQILIPAGDWTLSQAHLAGPNKSPINLEVKGTLKAYPDPAKLPVKTYEWVTINYVNFLTISGGGVFDGQGQQAWKANDCHKNSKCAKLPINLSLNFINNSLIQDVTTKDSKNFHVNCISSANVTFQRFTVSAPGDSVNTDGIHIARSSNVRVLDSVIETGDDCISMGDELTDVLIRGVKCGPGHGISIGSLGKNVQEKDVKGITVQGCTFTNTDNGIRIKTWPSAPATLTISDLHFTDLTMVNVSNPIIFDQQYCPWNLCSLDKPSEIKISNVEIMNVKGTSATAEVLVFSCSRSKPCDNVKIGAVDLKYIGPTPAPTTTRCENIKPIFSATQNPPVCSGPPAQPQPKPAPVK; encoded by the exons ATGCCAAAGCAGATATTGATGATGATGCACTCCACAAATTCAACCACACCTGGGACACTCACCTCGTCCTCGGCTCTCATGATTGTCGACATTATACTCAAG TTACTATCATTGGCCGCCACCTCCCAGACGGTGTTCGACATAACAAAATACGGCGCGACGCGCGGCGCAGACATCAGCGAGGCGTTGATGAAGGCATGGAAAGACGCAATCGCATCAGCAACGGCGAGCCAGATCCTGATCCCGGCCGGCGACTGGACGTTGAGCCAAGCCCACCTGGCGGGCCCCAACAAGTCCCCCATCAATCTGGAGGTGAAGGGCACCCTCAAAGCCTACCCGGACCCTGCTAAGCTCCCCGTCAAGACCTACGAGTGGGTGACCATCAACTACGTCAACTTCCTCACCATCTCCGGCGGCGGCGTCTTCGACGGCCAGGGCCAGCAGGCCTGGAAAGCCAACGACTGCCACAAGAACTCCAAGTGCGCCAAGCTCCCCATCAATCTCAGCCTCAACTTCATCAACAACTCCCTCATCCAAGACGTCACCACCAAGGACAGCAAGAACTTCCACGTCAACTGCATCTCCAGCGCCAACGTCACCTTCCAGCGCTTCACCGTCTCCGCCCCCGGCGACAGCGTCAACACCGACGGCATCCACATCGCGCGCAGCTCCAACGTCAGGGTCCTCGACTCCGTCATCGAGACGGGCGACGACTGCATCTCCATGGGCGACGAGCTCACCGACGTCCTCATCAGGGGCGTCAAGTGCGGGCCCGGCCACGGCATCAGCATCGGCAGCTTGGGGAAGAACGTGCAGGAGAAGGACGTGAAGGGGATCACGGTGCAGGGCTGCACCTTCACCAACACCGACAACGGCATCAGGATCAAGACGTGGCCCTCCGCCCCGGCCACGCTCACCATCTCCGACCTCCACTTCACCGACCTCACCATGGTGAATGTCAGCAACCCCATCATCTTCGATCAGCAATACTGCCCCTGGAACCTCTGCTCTCTCGACAAGCCCTCCGAGATCAAGATCAGCAATGTCGAGATCATGAATGTCAAGGGCACCAGCGCCACCGCCGAGGTGCTCGTCTTCTCCTGCAGCAGATCGAAGCCCTGCGACAATGTCAAGATCGGGGCCGTTGATCTCAAATACATTGGGCCCACGCCCGCCCCCACCACCACCAGATGCGAAAACATTAAGCCCATCTTCTCCGCCACGCAGAATCCCCCCGTCTGCTCCGGCCCTCCCGCTCAGCCGCAGCCCAAGCCTGCACCGGTTAAATAA
- the LOC131009569 gene encoding polygalacturonase isoform X1, producing MRSPKVEESDKVMAALSSGARMSSSSSRDEVYVAAVALKGPAQLLFSTAYSLNFWDLQHFMVILKHRHQHEATVYDFQPEDPENIWVAAAALSRTKIPGAILVRKLAKLPKRKCWFVGYAKADIDDDALHKFNHTWDTHLVLGSHDCRHYTQVLQLLSLAATSQTVFDITKYGATRGADISEALMKAWKDAIASATASQILIPAGDWTLSQAHLAGPNKSPINLEVKGTLKAYPDPAKLPVKTYEWVTINYVNFLTISGGGVFDGQGQQAWKANDCHKNSKCAKLPINLSLNFINNSLIQDVTTKDSKNFHVNCISSANVTFQRFTVSAPGDSVNTDGIHIARSSNVRVLDSVIETGDDCISMGDELTDVLIRGVKCGPGHGISIGSLGKNVQEKDVKGITVQGCTFTNTDNGIRIKTWPSAPATLTISDLHFTDLTMVNVSNPIIFDQQYCPWNLCSLDKPSEIKISNVEIMNVKGTSATAEVLVFSCSRSKPCDNVKIGAVDLKYIGPTPAPTTTRCENIKPIFSATQNPPVCSGPPAQPQPKPAPVK from the exons atgagaAGCCCAAAAGTAGAAGAATCGGATAAGGTGATGGCGGCGTTATCATCAGGTGCAAGAATgagtagcagcagcagcagagatGAAGTTTACGTAGCAGCAGTGGCGCTCAAGGGCCCTGCTCAGCTTCTCTTTTCCACTGCCTACTCTCTCAATTTCTGGGATTTGCAGCATTTCATGGTCATCCTCAAACACCGACACCAACACGAGGCTACAGTATATGATTTTCAGCCAGAGGATCCTGAAAACATATGGGTGGCTGCGGCTGCCTTGTCTCGTACAAAAATACCCG GAGCTATTCTGGTGAGGAAGCTTGCAAAACTTCCTAAGAGGAAATGTTGGTTTGTAGGCTATGCCAAAGCAGATATTGATGATGATGCACTCCACAAATTCAACCACACCTGGGACACTCACCTCGTCCTCGGCTCTCATGATTGTCGACATTATACTCAAG TTTTGCAGTTACTATCATTGGCCGCCACCTCCCAGACGGTGTTCGACATAACAAAATACGGCGCGACGCGCGGCGCAGACATCAGCGAGGCGTTGATGAAGGCATGGAAAGACGCAATCGCATCAGCAACGGCGAGCCAGATCCTGATCCCGGCCGGCGACTGGACGTTGAGCCAAGCCCACCTGGCGGGCCCCAACAAGTCCCCCATCAATCTGGAGGTGAAGGGCACCCTCAAAGCCTACCCGGACCCTGCTAAGCTCCCCGTCAAGACCTACGAGTGGGTGACCATCAACTACGTCAACTTCCTCACCATCTCCGGCGGCGGCGTCTTCGACGGCCAGGGCCAGCAGGCCTGGAAAGCCAACGACTGCCACAAGAACTCCAAGTGCGCCAAGCTCCCCATCAATCTCAGCCTCAACTTCATCAACAACTCCCTCATCCAAGACGTCACCACCAAGGACAGCAAGAACTTCCACGTCAACTGCATCTCCAGCGCCAACGTCACCTTCCAGCGCTTCACCGTCTCCGCCCCCGGCGACAGCGTCAACACCGACGGCATCCACATCGCGCGCAGCTCCAACGTCAGGGTCCTCGACTCCGTCATCGAGACGGGCGACGACTGCATCTCCATGGGCGACGAGCTCACCGACGTCCTCATCAGGGGCGTCAAGTGCGGGCCCGGCCACGGCATCAGCATCGGCAGCTTGGGGAAGAACGTGCAGGAGAAGGACGTGAAGGGGATCACGGTGCAGGGCTGCACCTTCACCAACACCGACAACGGCATCAGGATCAAGACGTGGCCCTCCGCCCCGGCCACGCTCACCATCTCCGACCTCCACTTCACCGACCTCACCATGGTGAATGTCAGCAACCCCATCATCTTCGATCAGCAATACTGCCCCTGGAACCTCTGCTCTCTCGACAAGCCCTCCGAGATCAAGATCAGCAATGTCGAGATCATGAATGTCAAGGGCACCAGCGCCACCGCCGAGGTGCTCGTCTTCTCCTGCAGCAGATCGAAGCCCTGCGACAATGTCAAGATCGGGGCCGTTGATCTCAAATACATTGGGCCCACGCCCGCCCCCACCACCACCAGATGCGAAAACATTAAGCCCATCTTCTCCGCCACGCAGAATCCCCCCGTCTGCTCCGGCCCTCCCGCTCAGCCGCAGCCCAAGCCTGCACCGGTTAAATAA
- the LOC131009569 gene encoding uncharacterized protein LOC131009569 isoform X3: MRSPKVEESDKVMAALSSGARMSSSSSRDEVYVAAVALKGPAQLLFSTAYSLNFWDLQHFMVILKHRHQHEATVYDFQPEDPENIWVAAAALSRTKIPGAILVRKLAKLPKRKCWFVGYAKADIDDDALHKFNHTWDTHLVLGSHDCRHYTQVTIIGRHLPDGVRHNKIRRDARRRHQRGVDEGMERRNRISNGEPDPDPGRRLDVEPSPPGGPQQVPHQSGGEGHPQSLPGPC, translated from the exons atgagaAGCCCAAAAGTAGAAGAATCGGATAAGGTGATGGCGGCGTTATCATCAGGTGCAAGAATgagtagcagcagcagcagagatGAAGTTTACGTAGCAGCAGTGGCGCTCAAGGGCCCTGCTCAGCTTCTCTTTTCCACTGCCTACTCTCTCAATTTCTGGGATTTGCAGCATTTCATGGTCATCCTCAAACACCGACACCAACACGAGGCTACAGTATATGATTTTCAGCCAGAGGATCCTGAAAACATATGGGTGGCTGCGGCTGCCTTGTCTCGTACAAAAATACCCG GAGCTATTCTGGTGAGGAAGCTTGCAAAACTTCCTAAGAGGAAATGTTGGTTTGTAGGCTATGCCAAAGCAGATATTGATGATGATGCACTCCACAAATTCAACCACACCTGGGACACTCACCTCGTCCTCGGCTCTCATGATTGTCGACATTATACTCAAG TTACTATCATTGGCCGCCACCTCCCAGACGGTGTTCGACATAACAAAATACGGCGCGACGCGCGGCGCAGACATCAGCGAGGCGTTGATGAAGGCATGGAAAGACGCAATCGCATCAGCAACGGCGAGCCAGATCCTGATCCCGGCCGGCGACTGGACGTTGAGCCAAGCCCACCTGGCGGGCCCCAACAAGTCCCCCATCAATCTGGAGGTGAAGGGCACCCTCAAAGCCTACCCGGACCCTGCTAA
- the LOC131009569 gene encoding uncharacterized protein LOC131009569 isoform X4, which yields MRSPKVEESDKVMAALSSGARMSSSSSRDEVYVAAVALKGPAQLLFSTAYSLNFWDLQHFMVILKHRHQHEATVYDFQPEDPENIWVAAAALSRTKIPGAILVRKLAKLPKRKCWFVGYAKADIDDDALHKFNHTWDTHLVLGSHDCRHYTQARPCGAPHRQQSYTRPSQAKGLLLDTLAYMYM from the exons atgagaAGCCCAAAAGTAGAAGAATCGGATAAGGTGATGGCGGCGTTATCATCAGGTGCAAGAATgagtagcagcagcagcagagatGAAGTTTACGTAGCAGCAGTGGCGCTCAAGGGCCCTGCTCAGCTTCTCTTTTCCACTGCCTACTCTCTCAATTTCTGGGATTTGCAGCATTTCATGGTCATCCTCAAACACCGACACCAACACGAGGCTACAGTATATGATTTTCAGCCAGAGGATCCTGAAAACATATGGGTGGCTGCGGCTGCCTTGTCTCGTACAAAAATACCCG GAGCTATTCTGGTGAGGAAGCTTGCAAAACTTCCTAAGAGGAAATGTTGGTTTGTAGGCTATGCCAAAGCAGATATTGATGATGATGCACTCCACAAATTCAACCACACCTGGGACACTCACCTCGTCCTCGGCTCTCATGATTGTCGACATTATACTCAAG CTAGGCCTTGTGGAGCACCTCACAGGCAACAAAGCTATACTAGACCATCTCAAGCCAAAGGACTACTTCTAGACACACTTGCATACATGTACATGTAA
- the LOC131009569 gene encoding uncharacterized protein LOC131009569 isoform X5 — MRSPKVEESDKVMAALSSGARMSSSSSRDEVYVAAVALKGPAQLLFSTAYSLNFWDLQHFMVILKHRHQHEATVYDFQPEDPENIWVAAAALSRTKIPGAILVRKLAKLPKRKCWFVGYAKADIDDDALHKFNHTWDTHLVLGSHDCRHYTQGLVEHLTGNKAILDHLKPKDYF; from the exons atgagaAGCCCAAAAGTAGAAGAATCGGATAAGGTGATGGCGGCGTTATCATCAGGTGCAAGAATgagtagcagcagcagcagagatGAAGTTTACGTAGCAGCAGTGGCGCTCAAGGGCCCTGCTCAGCTTCTCTTTTCCACTGCCTACTCTCTCAATTTCTGGGATTTGCAGCATTTCATGGTCATCCTCAAACACCGACACCAACACGAGGCTACAGTATATGATTTTCAGCCAGAGGATCCTGAAAACATATGGGTGGCTGCGGCTGCCTTGTCTCGTACAAAAATACCCG GAGCTATTCTGGTGAGGAAGCTTGCAAAACTTCCTAAGAGGAAATGTTGGTTTGTAGGCTATGCCAAAGCAGATATTGATGATGATGCACTCCACAAATTCAACCACACCTGGGACACTCACCTCGTCCTCGGCTCTCATGATTGTCGACATTATACTCAAG GCCTTGTGGAGCACCTCACAGGCAACAAAGCTATACTAGACCATCTCAAGCCAAAGGACTACTTCTAG
- the LOC131009570 gene encoding uncharacterized protein LOC131009570 — MMYGGSGIQGKRDMAMEYEAQIAVLRPSIHSRRANMMVKFQDLYGFTVEGNVDDVNVLNEVREKVRQQGKVWWALEANKGANWYLESFIPSTLLKSSLKLSTLVNAITLKKLIRKGIPPNLRPKVWFSLSGAAKKKSTVPDSYYNDLITAVQDKITPATKQIDHDLPRTFPGHPWLDTPEGHAALRRVLVGYSFRDSDVGYCQGLNYVAALLLLVMKTEEEAFWMLAVLLENVLVSDCYTTNLSGCHVEQRVFKDLLTKKCPRIAAHLGALEFDVSLVCTEWFLCLFSKSLPSETTLRVWDVLFYEGAKVLFSVALAIFKMNEEELLLTHHVGDVINVIQRSSHYLFDPDELLTVAFEKIGFMITTNISKQRKKQEPAVMAALDQRIRRLNSINDDEKS; from the exons ATGATGTACGGAGGCAGCGGAATTCAAGGGAAGAGAGACATGGCGATGGAGTATGAAGCTCAGATAGCCGTATTGAGGCCGAGCATCCACAGTCGAAGGGCAAACATGATGGTGAAATTCCAAGATCTGTACGGATTCACGGTTGAAGGAAATGTGGATGATGTGAATGTGTTGAATGAGGTGAGAGAGAAAGTGAGGCAGCAGGGGAAGGTGTGGTGGGCGTTGGAGGCCAACAAGGGCGCCAATTGGTATCTGGAGAGCTTTATTCCTTCCACTCTTCTCAAGTCTTCCCTTAAGTTGTCCACTTTGGTGAATGCCATCACTCTCAAGAAGCTCATCAGGAAGGGCATTCCCCCCAATTTGAGGCCCAAGGTCTGGTTCTCCCTCTCTGGTGCTGCTAAGAAGAAGTCCACTGTGCCCGATAGCTATTACAATGATTTGATCACTGCTGTTCAGGATAAGATTACCCCTGCTACCAAGCAGATTGATCAT GATCTTCCTCGAACTTTCCCGGGCCATCCATGGTTGGACACCCCAGAGGGGCACGCTGCTCTAAGGCGCGTTCTTGTTGGATATTCTTTTCGAGATTCTGATGTTGGTTATTGTCAG GGTTTAAATTATGTTGCAGCACTACTGTTGCTTGTGATGAAAACTGAAGAAGAAGCTTTCTGGATGCTCGCCGTTCTCTTAGAAAACGTGTTGGTTAGTGATTGTTACACAACTAATTTATCTGGTTGCCATGTCGAGCAGAGAGTGTTTAAAGATCTGCTGACCAAAAAGTGCCCAAG GATAGCTGCTCATCTGGGAGCTTTGGAATTCGATGTTTCTCTAGTTTGCACAGAGTGGTTTTTATGCCTATTTTCTAAGAGCTTGCCTTCGGAG ACAACGTTGCGTGTGTGGGATGTTCTTTTCTACGAGGGAGCAAAGGTTTTATTCAGTGTAGCCTTGGCAATTTTTAAG ATGAATGAAGAAGAGTTGCTGTTGACACATCATGTAGGTGATGTGATAAATGTTATACAGAGAAGTAGTCATTACCTCTTTGATCCTGATGAATTGTTGACG GTTGCGTTTGAGAAGATAGGGTTCATGATAACCACAAACATATCAAAGCAGAGGAAAAAGCAGGAACCAGCAGTGATGGCAGCGCTTGATCAAAGAATAAGACGATTAAATTCAATAAACGACGATGAGAAATCGTGA
- the LOC131009568 gene encoding protein ENHANCED DOWNY MILDEW 2-like, whose translation MGCYKAHFDDGSPRKPKSEQRHVTSSFWHYHCQPAKPNQSNRTYSLTLDQPNSILYSQHTPQAARLSGRITIYIFARATFALPCRSSMALSDEEGEIALDCATNYFLVDSKENPISFSSLPLIWNDSEGEEHGQRVTAPTEPVYLRGAVHDGCRKIYTKVIGWKFVLSYVLPEIYVLRDSKFGRWIKLHKPRKGYESTVRTALITIHCLHFIKKSSKEISGEDLWKHLGKTFSTYEDPPSENDLASHLQLMKEAALRDKDIAQTKNLHAFLSQIPGKRKAFCQENMTRKKAKFIVDDDDDDANIDAHNNLSDEDHDELFDNVCAYCDDGGDVLGCEGRCIRSFHATIESGADSKCESLCYSSDQVQAMDTFLCRNCKYQQHQCFICGRLGNSDKSSGAEVFPCVSATCGHFYHPECLSKLLFPRDDYQAQVFQNKIKAGDSFTCPAHKCHICKQGEDKKFPEMQFAICRRCPKAYHRKCLPSTILFHQDDANKVPQRAWTGLLNKRILIYCRDHKICRKLLTPRRDHLLFPNDDGKGGQHSTRSKAFGILPDEDKVEQHSKGTSGDILSGGPINKNRKNLPGNVSKQNLSSSRMNVGPPSRSLKEPSAIKNNQISGKRMSISSMKRIPEKAAAENVPIGNAATLRTAEMRHRIQKLMEESISSFNKEEFLGDQRRKCSHESTYFQVNKTITLGKIELSVQAMRGAVQKLQEGGTVKDAKDVCEPAVLTQMIKWKRKLAVYLAPFIHGVRYTSFGRHFTNVDKLKQVVNRLRWYVQDGDMIVDFSCGSNDFSCFMKEELDRMGKECSFKNYDIIQTRNDFNFEKRDWMTVSPEELPEGSKLIIGLNPPFGVQASHANQFINKALTFKPKLLILIVPKETERLDRKKSPYDLIWEDDRILSGKSFYLPGSVDVHDQQLEQWNLDTPPLYLWSRPDWTARHKQVAVERSHLIENQGVGASAVSNYLMEENQDCYGDFSSVAAGYSDINRILEEVPEPTDDL comes from the exons ATGGGCTGCTATAAGGCCCACTTTGACGATGGATCTCCCAGAAAGCCCAAATCAGAGCAACGTCACGTCACTTCATCTTTTTGGCACTACCACTGCCAACCTGCCAAACCAAATCAGAGCAACCGTACAtactctctcactctcgaccaACCCAACTCCATACTCTACTCACAACACACGCCGCAAGCCGCGCGCCTGAGCGGGAGGATCACAATATACATCTTCGCTAGAGCCACATTTGCTCTTCCCTGTCGATCAAG TATGGCGTTATCGGATGAAGAGGGCGAGATTGCTCTAGACTGCGCGACTAATTATTTCTTGGTTGACAGCAAAGAGAATCCCATTTCATTTTCAAGTCTACCTCTTATATGGAACGACAGTGAGGGGGAGGAACATGGCCAAAGGGTGACAGCACCAACTGAACCTGTATATCTGCGGGGAGCGGTGCATGATGGGTGTAGAAAAATCTATACCAAAGTTATTGGCTGGAAGTTTGTATTGTCTTATGTCCTTCCCGAAATTTATGTGCTGCGCGATTCCAAGTTTGGGAGATGGATAAAGCTCCACAAACCAAGAAAGGGTTATGAATCTACTGTGAGGACTGCCCTCATTACAATTCACTGTCTCCACTTTATAAAGAAGAGCTCCAAGGAGATATCCGGGGAAGACTTATGGAAACATCTAGGGAAGACCTTCAG TACGTATGAGGATCCACCTTCTGAAAATGATCTTGCGTCACACTTGCAATTGATGAAAgaggctgctctgagggacaaaGATATTGCCCAGACTAAG AATCTGCATGCCTTTCTTTCTCAAATACCTGGAAAGAGAAAAGCTTTCTGTCAG GAAAATATGACAAGGAAGAAAGCAAAGTTTAtagttgatgatgatgatgatgatgccaACATTGATGCCCATAATAATTTGAGTGATGAAGACCATGATGAGTTGTTTGATAACGTCTGTGCGTACTGTGATGATGGTGGCGATGTATTGGG TTGTGAAGGGAGGTGCATACGATCCTTTCATGCAACTATAGAATCGGGTGCTGATTCTAAATGTGAATCTCTTTGTTATAGCAGTGATCAAGTCCAG GCAATGGATACTTTTCTCTGCCGGAATTGCAAATATCAACAGCATCAATGTTTTATTTGTGGGAGGCTGGGAAATTCTGATAAATCTTCTGGGGCAGAG GTCTTCCCTTGTGTCTCGGCAACATGTGGGCATTTCTATCATCCAGAGTGTTTATCAAAGTTGCTTTTCCCTAGAGATGATTATCAAGCTCAagtatttcaaaataaaatcaaagctGGAGATTCATTCACATGCCCTGCTCATAAATGTCATATTTGTAAGCAAGGAGAAGATAAAAAGTTCCCTGAGATGCAGTTTGCAATATGCAGACGCTGTCCAAAGGCATACCACCGTAAATGCTTGCCAAG TACTATACTGTTTCATCAAGATGATGCCAATAAAGTCCCTCAGAGGGCTTGGACAGGTCTTTTGAACAAGCGAATCTTGATATATTGCAG GGATCATAAGATCTGCCGTAAACTTCTCACGCCACGAAGGGATCATTTGCTATTCCCTAATGATGATGGAAAAGGAGGGCAACATTCAACAAGGAGCAAGGCGTTTGGAATTCTACCAGATGAAGATAAAGTAGAACAACATTCTAAAGGAACATCTGGCGATATTTTGAGTGGTGGTCCTATCaacaaaaataggaaaaatCTTCCTGGAAATGTTTCGAAACAGAACTTGAGTTCAAGCAGGATGAATGTTGGTCCTCCTTCCAGAAGTCTAAAGGAGCCTTCCGCAATCAAGAACAACCAGATAAGTGGTAAGAGAATGTCAATATCAAGTATGAAAAGAATTCCTGAAAAGGCTGCAGCTGAAAATGTCCCAATTGGAAATGCCGCAACATTGAGAACTGCAGAAATGAGACACCG GATACAGAAATTAATGGAAGAATCCATTTCTTCTTTTAACAAGGAAGAATTTCTTGGAGATCAAAGGAGGAAATGTTCTCATGAGTCCACATATTTCCAAGTAAATAAGACAATTACCCTGGGAAAGATAGAGCTCTCGGTGCAG GCTATGCGAGGAGCTGTACAGAAATTACAAGAAGGAGGTACTGTTAAGGATGCAAAGGATGTTTGTGAACCTGCTGTTCTTACTCAGATGATCAAATGGAAG AGGAAGCTAGCTGTCTATCTTGCTCCATTTATCCATGGTGTGCGTTATACCTCTTTTGGTCGGCACTTCACGAATGTGGACAAGCTAAAGCAG GTTGTAAATCGGCTGCGTTGGTATGTTCAAGATGGTGATATG ATTGTCGATTTCAGCTGTGGATCAAATGACTTCAGCTGCTTTATGAAGGAAGAACTCGATAGAATGGGGAAAGAGTGCTCCTTCAAAAATTATGATATTATACAGACAAGG AATGACTTCAATTTCGAGAAAAGGGATTGGATGACTGTTTCTCCGGAAGAATTACCTGAAGGATCTAAACTG ATCATTGGCCTAAATCCTCCTTTCGGGGTCCAAGCATCCCATGCCAACCAATTCATAAACAAAGCTCTAACTTTCAAGCCAAAGCTTCTCATTCTCATAGTTCCCAAAGAGACCGAAAG ATTGGACAGGAAAAAGAGTCCATACGACCTTATTTGGGAAGATGACAGAATCCTATCCGGCAAG TCATTTTACCTTCCTGGGTCAGTAGATGTGCACGACCAGCAACTCGAACAATGGAACTTGGACACGCCGCCTTTATACTTATGGAGTCGACCAGATTGGACTGCCAGACATAAACAAGTAGCCGTGGAGCGCAGCCACTTGATCGAGAATCAAGGAGTTGGAGCAAGTGCAGTTTCTAACTATTTGATGGAAGAAAACCAAGATTGCTATGGAGATTTCTCCAGTGTTGCGGCTGGATACAGTGATATAAACCGCATATTAGAAGAAGTTCCTGAACCAACAGACGATTTGTGA